From Pleurocapsa sp. PCC 7319:
TGCGTCCTTCACCTTATCTTTTAGCTCGACTGAAAAAAATAGCGGATATGTCAATCTGATTACATCGATAAACATATGCAAAAACATTCACACAACGAACGTATAGCCCTTATTTCAGGTTGTGGCAGCGGTATTTGTGCAGAAATAGCACAGCAACTTGCCGAGAAGGGAATGAGGTTAATCCTGATAGATAAAAATGCGGAAGCACTCGATAATATTTGTGATTTAGTAAGTGATAATCTTGCTATAGCTCCAATATGTGTTGACGTATCGCAGGTTGATCGGCTAGAGGATATGATCTCTGAAATACCAGAAGAACTATATCCAGATATATTAATCAATGGAGTTGGCGGTGATACCAAACATATTTCAGTAGAAGATTTGAAAACACAAGATTACCATGAATCTTTCACCAATAACTTTCTATATATTCCTGTGTTAGTTCGATTGACAGCAAAGCATATGAAATTGAAGGGTTGGGGGCGTATTATAAATTTTGCATCTATTGCAGGTCGAACATACACACATTTTAGTAACGCTGCATATGTTAGCTCTAAGGCAGCTGTAATAGGTTATACGAAGCAATGCGCATATGAACTTGCTTCTTCTGGAATAACAGTTAATTGTGTTGCTCATGGCCCTATTATGACCGATCGTATTATGAAAGTTTGGCAAAACTATGATGTACGTAAACAA
This genomic window contains:
- a CDS encoding SDR family NAD(P)-dependent oxidoreductase, translated to MQKHSHNERIALISGCGSGICAEIAQQLAEKGMRLILIDKNAEALDNICDLVSDNLAIAPICVDVSQVDRLEDMISEIPEELYPDILINGVGGDTKHISVEDLKTQDYHESFTNNFLYIPVLVRLTAKHMKLKGWGRIINFASIAGRTYTHFSNAAYVSSKAAVIGYTKQCAYELASSGITVNCVAHGPIMTDRIMKVWQNYDVRKQKEILEKIPVKRLGFVVEAASIVIYLAGEESGYTTGAIFDINGGLFM